CCATACCGTCATCCACGCCGTACTGGCGCACAAAATGCCCCTCCAGGTTCATGGCTATCGCCATCTGCAACTCGTCCAGCGTGTAACCCAGTCTCACCCGGTAAAAGGCGCAGGTGTCCAGATAGGCTTGCGCCACGGCGCGACGAAAAACGGCGGTGCGGACTTCAATCGGTAAACAGGATGCA
The nucleotide sequence above comes from Serratia rhizosphaerae. Encoded proteins:
- a CDS encoding DUF5375 family protein, with product MNTASCLPIEVRTAVFRRAVAQAYLDTCAFYRVRLGYTLDELQMAIAMNLEGHFVRQYGVDDGMDMACTMLSDMVQSDILVAAPRLTALGKKLMDELCSDHLSAAPNATVH